The following proteins are encoded in a genomic region of Gemmatimonadota bacterium:
- a CDS encoding T9SS type A sorting domain-containing protein → MKRLIIATCLGLGLVGSAIAGPLTQGIEFTGGENSLAGLVLQRTQNIVAEDGVLKLQVSINYAQKLKGYGFVLQYDQSKYEFVEARQVDQNLLDANSGQPALFLASNKTPGQVAVGAMKVDGQAVSGDGTLVEFTFNTTHTPLASDFQILDGVMVDLAGGIDAITNIEIGALEPMPQDYALEQNVPNPFNPSTTIEYRLPEAGDVQLVIYNLLGQEVRTLVQETLDAGFHSVVWDGTDEFGKQVASGIYIYRMSVGDFSQVQRMMLLK, encoded by the coding sequence ATGAAACGTTTGATTATTGCGACATGTTTAGGGCTAGGACTGGTCGGCTCTGCCATTGCTGGACCCCTGACACAGGGGATAGAATTTACAGGCGGCGAGAATAGTCTGGCAGGCCTGGTGCTGCAACGCACGCAAAATATTGTTGCTGAGGATGGCGTTTTGAAGCTGCAGGTCTCTATCAATTACGCGCAGAAATTGAAGGGGTATGGCTTTGTGCTGCAGTACGATCAATCCAAGTATGAATTTGTCGAAGCGCGCCAGGTTGATCAAAATTTGCTCGATGCGAACAGCGGGCAACCCGCGCTGTTTCTCGCGTCTAACAAGACGCCAGGGCAAGTGGCTGTTGGCGCGATGAAGGTCGATGGTCAAGCTGTCAGTGGCGATGGCACTCTGGTCGAGTTTACGTTCAATACCACACACACACCACTTGCCTCTGATTTTCAGATTCTCGACGGGGTAATGGTCGATTTAGCTGGCGGTATTGATGCGATTACCAATATTGAAATTGGTGCCCTTGAGCCCATGCCCCAGGATTATGCCCTCGAACAAAATGTACCAAATCCTTTTAACCCCTCCACGACTATTGAATATCGGTTGCCGGAAGCCGGTGATGTCCAACTGGTGATCTACAATCTGCTCGGACAAGAAGTTCGCACCTTAGTTCAAGAAACACTGGATGCGGGTTTTCACTCGGTCGTTTGGGATGGCACAGATGAATTTGGCAAGCAAGTCGCCAGTGGTATTTATATTTATCGCATGAGTGTGGGCGATTTTTCTCAAGTTCAGCGCATGATGTTGCTGAAGTAA
- the cobA gene encoding uroporphyrinogen-III C-methyltransferase, with product MQTGYVYLIGAGPGDPELITVKGLRLVREADVILYDGLANPEFLKEVRRECECINVEKRPGFQRVQQDEINQMMVDFAQKGLMVVRLKGGDPIVFGRGGEEAEVLRDNEIPFEIVPGITSAIAAPAYAGIPVTHRGISPHVTIVTGTTASLEGEGEIDWEGLAKVGGTLLILMGTQKRSEIARRLIAGGRPPETPVAAIQWGSLPLQRTVRTTLGEMDVVEMTNPAVIVVGKVAAMDLDWFEAKPLFGKTIAMTRARTQASELVQMLRALGAQVLEVPTIAFSEPDNWCDVDDAIADIHSYDWLVLTSTNGTDRFFERLFKQGRDIRALGEVKIATIGAATSARVREWRLNVDLEAVNRTSEGLLAAFGADLSGQRFLLPRPEESRDVLANKLLERGGEVREVVVYKTVMPKCLPEKFLQLLEKEAIDLIAFTSSSTVVNLVSLLKKTQQNWEYLPAACIGPITAQTAASQGFDVVVELDETSVSISGLVKAIVTYFK from the coding sequence ATGCAAACTGGATATGTATATCTCATAGGTGCCGGGCCGGGCGATCCGGAACTGATAACTGTGAAGGGCCTGCGCCTTGTTCGGGAAGCCGATGTGATTTTGTATGATGGGTTGGCGAATCCCGAATTTTTGAAGGAAGTGCGGCGGGAATGCGAGTGTATCAATGTGGAAAAGCGCCCGGGTTTTCAGCGCGTGCAGCAAGATGAGATTAACCAGATGATGGTCGATTTTGCCCAAAAAGGGTTGATGGTGGTCCGATTAAAGGGAGGCGATCCCATTGTTTTTGGGCGCGGTGGCGAGGAAGCTGAAGTTCTGAGAGACAATGAGATTCCGTTTGAGATTGTGCCGGGTATTACCAGTGCAATAGCAGCACCCGCTTATGCAGGTATTCCCGTGACGCATCGCGGTATATCCCCACATGTGACGATTGTAACGGGAACAACGGCTTCGCTTGAAGGAGAAGGAGAAATTGATTGGGAGGGATTGGCAAAAGTCGGTGGCACGCTCCTGATTTTGATGGGCACGCAAAAACGCAGTGAAATTGCCCGACGCCTCATCGCGGGGGGACGCCCGCCTGAAACACCCGTTGCAGCCATACAGTGGGGATCTTTGCCATTGCAACGGACTGTGAGGACGACGTTGGGGGAGATGGACGTGGTCGAAATGACCAATCCCGCGGTCATTGTCGTTGGGAAGGTCGCGGCGATGGATCTGGATTGGTTTGAGGCTAAGCCCTTGTTCGGCAAAACGATTGCTATGACGCGGGCGCGCACGCAGGCGAGTGAATTGGTACAGATGCTGCGGGCGTTGGGGGCGCAAGTGCTGGAAGTGCCGACGATTGCATTTTCGGAACCCGATAATTGGTGTGATGTCGATGATGCCATTGCAGATATTCATTCTTATGATTGGCTTGTTCTGACGAGTACAAACGGAACCGATCGCTTTTTTGAGCGTCTGTTTAAGCAAGGCCGCGATATACGCGCATTGGGTGAGGTAAAAATTGCGACTATTGGCGCGGCGACATCGGCACGGGTGCGCGAGTGGCGTCTCAATGTAGATCTCGAAGCGGTGAATCGCACGTCAGAAGGCTTGCTCGCGGCTTTTGGTGCAGATCTTTCGGGACAGCGTTTTTTGCTGCCTCGTCCTGAAGAATCTCGGGATGTGCTCGCTAATAAGCTCTTGGAACGCGGCGGGGAAGTTCGTGAAGTTGTTGTTTACAAAACGGTTATGCCCAAATGCTTACCCGAAAAATTTTTGCAATTGTTAGAAAAAGAGGCGATTGATCTGATCGCTTTTACGAGCTCTTCTACGGTTGTAAATCTGGTGAGTCTATTGAAAAAGACACAGCAAAACTGGGAATACTTGCCAGCGGCGTGTATCGGTCCCATCACAGCCCAAACAGCAGCTTCACAGGGATTTGATGTGGTTGTCGAACTCGATGAAACATCGGTATCTATTTCTGGTCTTGTAAAAGCAATTGTAACATATTTTAAATAA